A section of the Oryzias melastigma strain HK-1 linkage group LG2, ASM292280v2, whole genome shotgun sequence genome encodes:
- the LOC118599473 gene encoding NLR family CARD domain-containing protein 3-like yields MDQGENEDEASNPENPPCEVDEGQSEVQRKRRAPDPEPESASGSGPSCVSLRSDKSKEVDIDFKSESVAAEWMDQELSKGPSGQPTLQDQTQIDSTFQLVENTIVTFVKKELQEFKKLLSGVERQMEDKDMFGVDKEKTKILREMFLEMTILFLKGINKEELADCLQSNFPTTCQRKLRTNLKKKFQCLFEGIPKEGNPTLLNEIYTELYITEGGTGELNEEHEVRQIEAASRKADRAETSIRQEELFQLPAGRREPIRTVMTKGVAGIGKTVLTQKFTLDWAEGEANQNIHFLFPFTFRELNVLKEEKFSLVELVHHFFPETKGICSFEDFRVIFIFDGLDESRLPLDFHKTQILTDPRKSTSVGDLLTNLIRGNLLPSARLWITTRPAAANQIPAECVDMVTEVRGFNDPQKEEYFRKRFRDEEQARRIISHIKRSRSLHIMCHIPVFCWISATVLEDLLKSREGGELPKSLTEMYIHFLVVQAKVKKVKYDGGAETDPHWSPESRKMMESLGKLAFEQLQKGNLIFYESDLTECGINIRAASVYSGVFTQIFREEKGLYQDKVYCFIHLSIQEFLAALHVHMTFMKSGVNLLAEEQTSSQSSSPDQESAEIQFYQTCVNAALKSQNGHLDLFLRFLLGLSKLNNQTLLQGLLVPTGSSIETDQEKIQHIKMKISENVSVEKNINLFHCLNELDDNSLAEEIQNFLNSGRLSVNTLSSLQWSALVVILLSDKDLDVFDLKKYSGSEEVLLKLLPVVKASNKALLSNCKLSERSCKALAEILICESCSLRELDLSNNDLGDLGLKHLCDGLENPNCTLETLSLSGCGITEEGCAFLVSALNSNPSRLKELDLSYNHPGTEGVELLTPKLDTLRVDHAGKEWLTPGLKKYSCQLSIDINTVSRMIELFNNNSRMTRVDVLQPYPDHDDRFELCQLLCRDALTGRCYWEVEWSGRVYIAVSYKGIKRKGDSDDRWFGFNDQSWSLFSSDNDGYSVWHHNENISVPSSSPSSSSNKVAVYVDYPAGILSFFEVSDTLIHLHTFYTTFTQPLYPGFGFEFRIGSWLSLCPV; encoded by the exons GAAAAGACGTGCACCTGATCCTGAACCGGAATCTGCATCTGGATCTGGACCCAGCTGTGTTTCTCTGAGGAGTGACAAGTCAAAGGAGGTTGATATTGATTTTAAATCGGAGAGTGTTGCTGCAGAATG gaTGGACCAGGAGCTCTCAAAAGGTCCTAGTGGTCAACCTACCCTTCAGGATCAAACCCAGATTGACTCTACATTTCAG CTTGTGGAGAACACCATTGTCACTTTTGTGAAGAAAGAACTTCAGGAATTCAAGAAACTTCTGAGTGGAGTGGAgagacagatggaggataaagaTATGTTTGGGGTTGACAAAGAGAAAACCAAGATACTGagagaaatgtttttagaaatgaCAATTCTCTTcttaaaaggaataaataaagaGGAACTGGCTGATtgtctgcagagca ATTTCCCCACCACATGCCAGCGTAAACTAAGAAccaacctaaaaaagaagttccagtgTCTTTTTGAGGGAATCCCTAAAGAAGGAAACCCAACCCTTCTGAATGAGATCTACacagagctctacatcacagagggaggaactggagagctgaatgaagaacatgaggtcagacagattgaagcagcatccaggaaagcagacagagcagaaacaagcatcagacaagaagagctctttcaactcccagctggaagacgagaaccaatcagaaccgtgatgacaaagggagtggctggcatcgggaaaacagtcttaacacagaagttcactctggactgggctgaaggcgaagccaaccagaacatccacttcctatttccattcactttcagagagctgaatgtgctgaaagaggagaagttcagcttggtggaacttgttcaccacttcttccctgaaaccaaaggaatctgcagctttgaagacttccgggtcatcttcatctttgatggtctggatgagaGTCGACTTCCTCTGGACTTCCACAAGACTCAGATCCTAACTGACCCTAGAAAGTCCACCTCAGTGGGTGATCTGCTGACAAACCTCATCAGGGGgaacctgcttccctctgctcgcctctggataaccacacgacctgcagcagccaatcagatccctgctgagtgtgttgacatggtgacagaggtcagagggttcaatgatccacagaaggaggagtacttcaggaagagattcagagatgaagagcaggccagaaggatcatctcccacatcaagaggtcccgaagcctccacatcatgtgccacatcccagtcttctgctggatctctgctacagttctggaggatctgctgaagagcagagagggaggagagctgcccaagagcctgactgagatgtacatccacttcctggtggttcaggccaaagtcaagaaggtcaagtatgatggaggagctgagacagatcctcactggagtccagagagcaggaagatgatggagtctctgggaaaactggcttttgagcagctgcagaaaggaaacctgatcttctatgaatccgacctgacagagtgtggcatcaatatcagagcagcctcagtgtactcaggagtgttcacacagatctttagaGAGGAGAAAGGTCTATACCAGGACAAGGTCTActgcttcatccatctgagtATTCAAGAATTCCTTGCTGCTCTTCATGTCCACAtgaccttcatgaagtctggaGTCAACCTCTTGGCAGAGGAGCAAACCTCATCTCAGTCGTCCTCACCAGACCAGGAATCTGCAGAAATTCAGTTCTACCAGACCTGTGTGAATGCGGCTTTAAAGAGTCAGAATGGacatctggacctttttctaCGATTCCTTCTGGGACTTTCAAAACTAAACAATCAGACCCTCCTTCAAGGACTACTCGTCCCAACAGGAAGCAGCATTGAAACAGATCAGGAAAAAATCCAACACATAAAGATGAAAATCAGTGAGAATGTGTCTGTGGAGAAAaacatcaacctgttccactgcCTGAATGAGCTTGATGATAATTCTCTGGCAGAGGAGATTCAGAATTTCCTTAATTCAGGCCGTCTCTCCGTAAACACACTGTCCTCTCTTCAGTGGTCGGCTCTGGTCGTCATTTTACTGTCAGATAAAGATCTGGACGTGTTTGACCTGAAGAAGTACTCTGGTTCAGAGGAAGTTCTTCTAAAGCTGCTTCCAGTGGTCAAAGCCTCCAACAAAGCTCT ATTGAGCAACTGTAAACTATCAGAGAGAAGTTGTAAAGCTCTGGCAGAAATTCTTATCTGTGAGTCCTGCAGTCTAAGAGAGCTGGACCTGAGTAACAACGATTTGGGCGATTTAGGACTGAAGCATCTTTGTGATGGACTGGAGAACCCCAACTGTACTTTGGAGACTCTCAG cctgTCAGGATGTGGGATCACAGAAGAAGGCTGCGCATTTTTGGTGTCGGCTCTTAACTCCAACCCCTCCCGTTTAAAAGAGCTGGACCTGAGCTACAACCATCCTGGAACAGAAGGGGTGGAACTCCTTACACCTAAACTGGATACTCTAAG GGTGGATCATGCTGGAAAAGAATGGCTGACACCAGGTCTAAAGAAAT ATTCCTGCCAACTCTCCATTGACATAAACACAGTGAGCAGGATGATTGAGCTGTTCAACAACAACAGCCGGATGACCCGTGTGGATGTGCTGCAGCCGTATCCCGACCACGACGACAGATTTGAACTGtgtcagctgctctgcagagacgCTTTGACCGGCCGCtgttactgggaggtggagtgGAGCGGGAGGGTATACATTGCAGTGAGTTACAAGGGAATCAAAAGGAAAGGGGACAGTGATGACCGCTGGTTCGGCTTCAATGATCAGTCCTGGAGCTTATTTTCCTCTGACAACGATGGTTACTCTGTTTGGCACCATAACGAAAACATTTCCGTCCCTTCCTCATCTCCATCATCCTCCTCTAACAAAGTAGCCGTGTATGTTGACTATCCTGCTGGGATTCTGTCCTTCTTTGAAGTCTCTGACACACTGATCCACCTCCACACCTTTTACACCACTTTCACCCAACCTCTTTATCCAGGGTTCGGGTTTGAATTCAGGATTGGATCCTGGCTGTCTCTGTGTCcagtttaa